A window of Sedimentibacter sp. MB31-C6 genomic DNA:
TACATTCGGAAAATTTAATTGATGCTTTAACTCGTATTGATATGGTTCAATTAATAATTCAAAGTGATGTAGAATTATTAAAGGAGATTGAAGAACAAAAATTAGAAGTAGAGGATTTGAATTTAAGCCTAGAAACTGAAAGGCTTGAGTTGACAGCAGTAATAAATAATTTGAATGAAAAAAAAGACCAGGTATTAGTTGCTTCTCGCTCAAAAGTAACTTATATGAGAAGTTTGGAAGATAACATAGCAGAAATACAAAGACAAGAAGCTGAAATGGAAGCTCAATCGCAACAAATTGAAAGAGACATAATTGCTGCACAACGTGCTGTTGAATATGCTGGAGGAGAAATGGCTTGGCCAGTACCAGGACAGTATAGAATCACATCACATTTCGGAGGTAGGGCAGATCCTATAACTGGTGTATGGTCAAGTCACGGTGGTACAGATATAGCTGCTCCTTATGGAACTCCAATTGTAGCCGCCAATAGTGGAGTTGTACTGATAGCAGGATGGAATAATTCATATGGTAATTATGTAGTAATTGACCATGGTGGTGGAATTTCTACTCTTTATGGACATTCTTCAAAATTATTAGTTAGTAGTGGACAAGCAGTTGTTAGAGGTGAAACTATAGCTTTAATAGGTTCAACTGGATATTCGACAGGCAATCACTTGCACTTTGAAGTAAGAATTAATGGAGTTAGAACTCAACCAATGGATTATCTTAAATAGGTAGTAAATTCTTTGAGTTACGCCTTCGAAATGATAAAAAGACTAAGGACAGCTTCGACATCCTTAGTCTTTTTTTATCATAAAGCATATTAAAGGAAGTTGTTAATTTACATGGTTAAGGCTGATTTCTTATTGTTTTCTTCTAATATTTTATCTAACTGTTCTGCATTCATTGTTTCATATTTTAATAAGTATTCAGATACTTTCTGTACATTGCTTTCATTTTCTTTAATTATTTTAAGAGCCCTATCATAAGCATCCTTAGCCATTTCGGAAGCTTCATCTTTTATACTGTCTAAGTAATACTTGAATAGTCTTTCATCGATACTGGTATTTCTATTGTTTCTTCCCATACCATAACTACAGATTATTTCATAAATAATATTTGTTGATTCTTTTAAGTCATTAGATGCACCTGTTGAAACTTCTCCCATAAAAATTTCTTCGGAGGCTCTTCCTGCTAGTAATACAGTAATTTTATCAAATAGTTCATTTTTAGTGTAAAGATACTTATCTTCTGTTGGGAACTTTAATACATATCCTAAAGCCTTATCTCTTGGAATAATAGATATTTTTTGTATTTTATCTATATTCAAAGTTTTTGCTGTGATTGCATGACCAGCTTCATGGTAGGCGACAATCTTTTTTTCCTTTTCTGAGATTGTTGAATTCTTTATTTCTAATCCTGCAACAGTTTTCTCTATGGCATATTCAAAATTATTACTATTAATTTTTTTGTTTTTATCTTTAATAGCTTTCAAAGCAGCTTCATTAGCAATATTTGCAAGCTGTGCACCAGAGAAACCATGGGTTTTAGTAGCAATTTCACTTAATTGTACTTTTTTATCAAGAGGTTTATTTTTAGTGTGAACTTCTAATATTTTTAATCTAGAATTATAATTTGGATTTCCAACATATATTTTCCTATCAAAACGCCCAGGTCTTAATAGGGCTTCATCTAATAAATCAAGCCTATTAGTTGCAGCTACAACTATTACATTGCTGGTATTATTAAAACCATCCAGTTCAATTAGAAGTTGGTTCAAGGTTTGATCTTTTTCATTATTGCTTTCAGAATTACGCTTAGATCCGAGGGCATCTATTTCATCGATAAATATTATACTAGGAGCTTCTTTGCGAGCACGATCGAAAATCATTCTCACTCTTTTTGCACCGACTCCAACATATTTTTCTACAAATTCTGAACCGCTTGAATAAATAAAGGTAGCTTTAGCTTCGCCAGCTATTGCTTTAGCTATAAGGGTTTTGCCTGTGCCAGGAGGACCGTAAAGTAGGATACCACGTGGCACCTTTGCATCCATAAGTGTGTATTTAGCTTCATTATTTAAGAAGTCAATAACGTCAGTTAAGTCATCCTTTATTTCATCTAATCCAGCTACATCTTCAAAGCTTATTTGTATTTTAGGTTCTTCAGGTTTTTTTTTGTCAAAATAAGTCGTAGATGATACTGATTCTTGAGATTCTATTTTGTCTTCATTTTTTTTGTTAGTATTAAGT
This region includes:
- a CDS encoding ATP-dependent metallopeptidase FtsH/Yme1/Tma family protein; translated protein: MKIKNNYLTIIFIVYNIVILMISNNYSLSIIFYMPIIIYTVYLIRSLLNTNKKNEDKIESQESVSSTTYFDKKKPEEPKIQISFEDVAGLDEIKDDLTDVIDFLNNEAKYTLMDAKVPRGILLYGPPGTGKTLIAKAIAGEAKATFIYSSGSEFVEKYVGVGAKRVRMIFDRARKEAPSIIFIDEIDALGSKRNSESNNEKDQTLNQLLIELDGFNNTSNVIVVAATNRLDLLDEALLRPGRFDRKIYVGNPNYNSRLKILEVHTKNKPLDKKVQLSEIATKTHGFSGAQLANIANEAALKAIKDKNKKINSNNFEYAIEKTVAGLEIKNSTISEKEKKIVAYHEAGHAITAKTLNIDKIQKISIIPRDKALGYVLKFPTEDKYLYTKNELFDKITVLLAGRASEEIFMGEVSTGASNDLKESTNIIYEIICSYGMGRNNRNTSIDERLFKYYLDSIKDEASEMAKDAYDRALKIIKENESNVQKVSEYLLKYETMNAEQLDKILEENNKKSALTM
- a CDS encoding murein hydrolase activator EnvC family protein is translated as MFKKTFILSLCLIMVLSIFPLGVGGSIADLQQKQKQLESQIQEYRKQADALKNEKKNIEAEINALDYELNALSLEVDACNLQKQEINMKIAETEQEIKKLNNEIEENNEALEERLRVMYKQGTAGYLEVILHSENLIDALTRIDMVQLIIQSDVELLKEIEEQKLEVEDLNLSLETERLELTAVINNLNEKKDQVLVASRSKVTYMRSLEDNIAEIQRQEAEMEAQSQQIERDIIAAQRAVEYAGGEMAWPVPGQYRITSHFGGRADPITGVWSSHGGTDIAAPYGTPIVAANSGVVLIAGWNNSYGNYVVIDHGGGISTLYGHSSKLLVSSGQAVVRGETIALIGSTGYSTGNHLHFEVRINGVRTQPMDYLK